A window from Candidatus Arthromitus sp. SFB-rat-Yit encodes these proteins:
- a CDS encoding endonuclease MutS2 has protein sequence MNSRVLKLLEFDKVKEKIFRYVTTKNARQIIDDLQPFSTMEEVIRNLNETSEAVEFIKEFGLPNFVGLDDVYPYLEKIDKGGSVSIKEIYKIGTTLRCIREVKDYLSNRSLIYLNYYYDNISTFKYLEDEIFKTIKDGEEISDFASENLFKIRKELRSKTAAIKRKLSEILKTYSKYLQENIFTVRGDRYCIPVKAEYKSQIQGIVHNQSSSGSTYFIEPLVLVNLNNEVNELIENEKEEIQRILRLICMKIQDSIDSIYLSIKIVYFLEFIFGKGNYAIEIDGIKPDISDEEDIYLISARHPLIDRESVVPLNLNFMSDRKAIIITGPNTGGKTVTLKTLGLMHLMAHSGLFIPAYEGSKIMFLNEIFADIGDEQSLEQNLSTFSSHIKNIINITNNVKDKTLILLDEVGSGTDPEEGAALAISIIEHFINSGCKLMGTTHYSQLKTYAINSEDIENASVEFDVKTLKPTYRLNVGIPGKSNAFIIADSLGMNSSIIESAKKYLSGDTIKLENIIKTLEEKTTEAVKNNREIEILREENKILNEKLKKRIDGIENEKFRIIESAKEDAYKIITNAKREIDQALKMINSLEMNGIDLSSIKDLESARREIKKKIDEQNKIKEEKSLKNNSEVNIEFKSGMSAFLKRIGQNVTILGNPDSKGNVLVQAGILKLTINTSELESPIKDKSTKLAKSKKNLKLRTSSMSTSIDLRGMDALNAISEVEKYLDDAFVSGLHEVCIIHGKGTGVLKNSINNLLRNHVHVKSHRLGEYGEGGDGVTIAYLK, from the coding sequence ATGAATTCCAGAGTTTTAAAATTACTTGAGTTTGATAAAGTGAAGGAAAAAATTTTTAGATATGTAACAACTAAAAATGCAAGACAAATTATAGATGATCTTCAACCATTTTCAACGATGGAAGAAGTTATACGAAATTTAAATGAAACGAGTGAAGCTGTTGAATTTATAAAAGAATTTGGTTTGCCTAATTTTGTAGGATTAGACGATGTTTATCCATATCTTGAAAAAATTGATAAAGGTGGAAGTGTATCGATTAAAGAGATATATAAAATTGGTACAACTTTAAGATGCATAAGAGAAGTTAAGGATTATTTATCAAATAGAAGTTTGATTTATTTAAATTATTATTATGATAATATTTCTACTTTTAAATATTTAGAGGATGAAATTTTTAAAACTATAAAGGATGGGGAAGAGATAAGTGATTTTGCTAGTGAAAATTTGTTTAAAATTAGAAAAGAGTTAAGGAGTAAGACGGCTGCAATTAAAAGAAAATTGTCTGAAATATTAAAGACATATTCAAAATATCTTCAAGAAAATATATTTACAGTGCGTGGTGATAGATATTGTATTCCGGTTAAAGCTGAATACAAATCGCAAATTCAAGGTATTGTACACAATCAAAGTTCTTCAGGATCTACATATTTTATTGAACCACTTGTTTTAGTTAATTTAAATAATGAAGTTAATGAATTGATAGAAAACGAAAAGGAAGAAATTCAGAGGATCTTAAGATTGATTTGTATGAAAATTCAAGATTCTATCGATAGCATATATTTGAGTATAAAAATTGTATATTTTTTGGAGTTTATATTTGGGAAAGGAAATTATGCTATTGAAATTGATGGAATAAAACCAGACATAAGTGATGAGGAAGATATTTATTTAATTTCTGCAAGGCATCCACTTATTGATAGAGAAAGTGTAGTTCCTCTCAATTTAAATTTTATGAGTGATAGAAAGGCAATAATTATAACAGGACCAAATACTGGAGGTAAAACAGTAACATTAAAGACTTTGGGATTAATGCATTTGATGGCTCATAGTGGATTATTTATTCCTGCATATGAAGGAAGTAAAATTATGTTTCTTAACGAGATTTTTGCAGATATAGGCGATGAACAAAGTTTAGAACAAAATCTATCTACGTTTTCCTCTCACATAAAAAATATAATTAATATAACAAATAATGTTAAAGATAAGACTTTGATACTTCTTGATGAGGTTGGTTCGGGAACTGATCCTGAAGAAGGGGCAGCTCTTGCAATATCTATAATAGAACATTTTATAAATTCTGGGTGTAAGCTAATGGGTACAACCCATTATAGTCAACTTAAAACATATGCTATAAATTCAGAAGATATTGAGAATGCATCTGTTGAATTTGATGTTAAAACCCTTAAACCAACTTATAGATTAAATGTTGGTATACCTGGGAAATCAAATGCATTTATAATTGCAGATTCTTTAGGGATGAATAGTTCTATAATAGAGAGTGCTAAGAAATATTTGTCTGGTGATACGATAAAACTTGAGAATATAATAAAGACGTTGGAGGAGAAAACGACAGAAGCTGTTAAAAATAATAGGGAGATAGAGATTTTAAGAGAAGAAAATAAGATTTTAAATGAAAAATTAAAAAAGCGTATTGATGGGATTGAAAATGAAAAATTTAGAATTATTGAATCAGCAAAAGAAGATGCATATAAAATTATAACTAATGCAAAAAGAGAAATAGATCAAGCGTTAAAAATGATAAATTCTCTTGAAATGAATGGAATTGATTTAAGTAGTATAAAAGATTTGGAATCTGCACGACGTGAAATCAAGAAGAAGATTGATGAACAAAATAAAATAAAAGAAGAGAAAAGCTTAAAGAATAACTCTGAGGTTAATATAGAATTTAAATCTGGAATGTCAGCATTTTTAAAAAGAATAGGTCAAAATGTTACAATTCTTGGTAATCCCGATTCAAAAGGGAATGTATTAGTTCAAGCTGGAATATTAAAATTGACAATAAATACGTCAGAATTAGAAAGCCCCATAAAAGATAAATCTACTAAATTAGCAAAGAGCAAGAAAAATTTAAAACTTAGAACAAGTTCTATGTCAACATCTATTGATTTGAGAGGAATGGATGCATTGAATGCAATAAGTGAAGTTGAAAAATATCTTGATGATGCATTTGTTTCTGGTCTTCATGAAGTTTGTATAATACATGGAAAGGGAACAGGTGTGTTAAAAAATTCTATAAATAATCTTTTAAGAAATCACGTTCATGTTAAATCACATAGACTTGGCGAATATGGTGAAGGTGGAGATGGGGTTACTATAGCTTACCTTAAATAA
- the yqfC gene encoding sporulation protein YqfC has protein sequence MGKFIDDIKDVMVNKLDIPREIVKNSYKVIIDGDEFITIENHKGILKFQSDEIILRVDGGNFIIKGSKFVIVYISGKTIKLMGNIRGVNYDQL, from the coding sequence ATGGGAAAGTTTATTGATGATATTAAGGATGTTATGGTTAACAAGTTAGATATTCCTCGTGAAATTGTTAAGAATTCATATAAAGTTATAATAGATGGAGATGAGTTTATAACTATTGAAAATCATAAAGGTATTTTAAAATTTCAAAGTGATGAAATTATATTGAGAGTTGATGGAGGTAATTTTATTATAAAGGGAAGCAAGTTTGTGATAGTTTATATTTCAGGGAAGACAATAAAATTAATGGGAAATATCAGGGGGGTAAATTATGATCAACTTTGA
- a CDS encoding sporulation protein YqfD: MINFDKFSFINGKIQLRIISKNPEQLLNMIWKKDIKVIEIERENLYSVCLVINSKDFKDVKKICEEINSEVNVVKMGRIIKFIHNFKVYFTLSIGLGISIGMIIFLSMFIWKIDIKGDSHVSPYEIRQVIKNLGVHKGMLKFKIDTDKLENEIVASNANLLWSKVRVQGSTLQIEVIESFKPPVIDVDLSLGDIVADKDGEIVRVYTQSGTAMVKAGDIVKKGDLLIGGYQGKEGNVFEVAPVGDVIAKTFMEFEEIIELEGTKNVNTKNMRDEYYINIFGKKLYFKKYKDEFENYEKINCDGKLVKKNIYYEVEKVSYTLSPDNVKKNLVDHYSKYVKQNLKQSDSIVGVIVKDEIVDNKLKFKISFVIEEKIGVKVGKTQDNSEFQKTYDETQNTEDT, from the coding sequence ATGATCAACTTTGATAAATTCTCGTTTATAAATGGGAAAATACAGCTTAGAATAATTTCTAAAAACCCTGAGCAATTGCTTAATATGATTTGGAAAAAAGATATAAAAGTTATAGAGATAGAAAGAGAGAATCTTTATAGTGTGTGTCTTGTAATTAATTCGAAAGATTTTAAAGATGTTAAGAAAATTTGTGAGGAAATAAATAGTGAAGTAAATGTTGTTAAGATGGGTAGGATTATTAAATTCATACATAATTTCAAAGTATATTTTACCTTATCGATTGGGTTAGGGATATCTATAGGTATGATAATATTCTTGTCTATGTTTATATGGAAGATTGACATAAAAGGGGACAGTCATGTATCTCCTTATGAAATAAGACAAGTTATAAAAAATTTAGGTGTACATAAAGGAATGTTGAAATTTAAAATTGATACGGATAAGTTGGAAAATGAGATAGTTGCAAGTAATGCAAATTTATTGTGGAGTAAGGTTAGAGTTCAGGGATCTACTCTTCAAATAGAAGTTATTGAGAGTTTCAAACCTCCTGTGATAGATGTCGATTTATCTCTTGGCGATATTGTTGCAGATAAAGATGGAGAAATTGTACGTGTATATACTCAATCTGGAACAGCTATGGTTAAAGCTGGGGATATTGTTAAAAAAGGAGATCTTTTGATAGGTGGATATCAAGGGAAAGAAGGAAATGTTTTTGAGGTGGCTCCTGTTGGAGATGTAATTGCAAAGACTTTTATGGAATTTGAAGAAATAATTGAATTAGAGGGCACAAAAAATGTAAATACTAAAAATATGAGAGATGAGTATTATATTAATATTTTTGGGAAGAAACTTTACTTTAAAAAATATAAGGATGAATTTGAAAATTATGAGAAGATTAATTGCGATGGAAAATTAGTTAAAAAAAATATATACTATGAAGTAGAGAAGGTATCGTATACGTTAAGCCCAGATAATGTTAAGAAAAATTTGGTTGATCATTATAGTAAATATGTTAAACAGAATTTAAAACAATCGGATTCTATTGTTGGAGTTATAGTTAAGGATGAAATTGTAGATAACAAGCTTAAATTTAAAATTTCATTTGTTATAGAAGAAAAGATAGGGGTTAAGGTGGGTAAAACTCAAGATAATAGTGAGTTCCAAAAAACATATGATGAAACTCAGAACACAGAGGACACTTAA